A stretch of the Coprobacillus cateniformis genome encodes the following:
- the atpG gene encoding ATP synthase F1 subunit gamma, whose translation MASNMQSIKRRIKSVESTKKITKAMQLVATSKLQKTRKQLEELKPYYSMVQETVAEILASNKNLIDNPYLKENTQGKTVYIAMTSSLGLCGGYNANVLKTIANEIDDNDLVYMIGSKGAAYLTHRQIEFNHDYLHLNSTMDFREIVRLVGELTQMYRDQEISKIKIIYTQFVNNLTFTPRVITLLPVDTADFTDIEVTKKFTIFEPSPSDVLNHLIPMYLQSVIYGYLVESVTSENASRRVSMENATDNAQELIEDLLLKYNQARQTAITNEISEIVAGANAQ comes from the coding sequence ATGGCTAGTAATATGCAGTCTATTAAAAGGCGTATAAAGTCCGTTGAATCTACAAAAAAAATCACAAAAGCAATGCAACTTGTTGCCACTTCAAAATTGCAAAAGACAAGAAAACAATTAGAAGAACTCAAGCCTTACTATAGTATGGTTCAAGAAACAGTTGCCGAGATTCTCGCCAGTAATAAGAATTTAATTGATAATCCATATTTAAAAGAGAATACTCAAGGAAAGACTGTTTATATTGCAATGACATCAAGTTTGGGATTATGTGGTGGATATAATGCTAATGTTTTAAAAACAATAGCAAATGAGATTGATGATAATGATCTTGTTTATATGATTGGTTCTAAGGGGGCAGCATATTTAACACATAGACAAATTGAATTTAATCATGATTATTTACATTTAAATTCAACTATGGATTTTAGAGAAATTGTTAGGCTTGTAGGTGAATTAACACAAATGTATAGAGATCAGGAAATTTCTAAAATTAAGATTATTTATACTCAATTTGTTAATAACTTAACTTTTACACCAAGAGTTATTACATTATTACCTGTTGATACTGCTGATTTTACAGATATTGAGGTCACAAAGAAATTTACTATCTTTGAACCGAGTCCAAGTGATGTACTCAATCATCTGATACCTATGTATTTACAGTCAGTAATATATGGTTACTTAGTAGAGTCAGTAACAAGTGAAAATGCATCAAGACGTGTGTCTATGGAAAATGCTACTGATAATGCGCAAGAATTAATTGAAGACTTATTGTTAAAATATAATCAAGCAAGACAAACAGCGATTACAAATGAAATATCAGAAATCGTTGCAGGAGCGAATGCTCAATAG
- the atpF gene encoding F0F1 ATP synthase subunit B produces MNIDIAGKLFPNITTVIIQLCSTGIMLFFFKKFLWTPMQAYFEKRANFIESTINEAKEMNEKAKTFMVESEEQARESAKEYRGIVERAKADALKVRDDIVADAKKEAANKLKQAEREIEAEKQQAKEEMKEEMVGIAIEVAAKVLSKEMNSKENQQMVEDFVEKVVN; encoded by the coding sequence ATGAATATTGATATTGCTGGAAAGTTATTTCCCAATATAACAACAGTTATTATTCAATTGTGTTCAACAGGAATAATGCTATTCTTTTTCAAGAAATTTCTTTGGACTCCTATGCAGGCTTATTTTGAAAAAAGAGCTAATTTCATTGAATCAACAATCAATGAAGCAAAGGAAATGAATGAAAAAGCAAAGACATTTATGGTAGAAAGCGAAGAACAGGCACGTGAATCTGCTAAAGAATATCGTGGAATTGTTGAAAGAGCAAAAGCCGATGCTTTAAAAGTACGTGATGACATTGTGGCAGATGCGAAAAAAGAAGCTGCTAATAAATTAAAACAAGCTGAAAGAGAAATTGAAGCAGAAAAACAACAAGCTAAAGAAGAAATGAAAGAAGAAATGGTTGGTATTGCAATAGAAGTTGCTGCAAAAGTCCTAAGTAAAGAAATGAATAGCAAAGAAAATCAACAAATGGTTGAAGACTTTGTTGAAAAGGTTGTTAATTAA
- a CDS encoding polysaccharide deacetylase produces MKIKKRVYIIIGIAIAIIGAVIFFMFMDRPVVEFKDDIGKIEIKGEYDPKSFISQVRGHDIDDIDVDKSQVNIEKIGTYELIYKLNDKEYILKVEVVDTVAPTFEVNSLDIDLGRNVSVEDIVKNINDQTETKSYFKETYDFSKEGEQEVIVVVEDAGGNKTEKSANVKIVKDEEKPTLSGLHDISVTKNGKINYLTGVTAKDNRDPHPQIDVNSSQVDTNQVGVYNVIYTVTDRSGNSNSYTKKVTVSQKSVANHGQSGDKVVYLTFDDGPSENTAQILNILDKYNAKATSFVTGNGQKYNNLIKEAHNKGHTIGLHTYTHNYSKVYASVDAYFNDLNKVGKMVKGLIGFVPKYIRFPGGGSNMVSKKYTPGIMSVLVSEVQNRGYQYYDWNASTGDANGNNIAVHKLVKEATSSHAHNIMILAHDTKAKSTTVQALPKIIEYYQGLGYTFKGIDDNSYAPHHKVNN; encoded by the coding sequence ATGAAGATTAAAAAGAGGGTTTATATCATCATAGGAATTGCTATAGCTATTATTGGAGCAGTAATCTTTTTTATGTTTATGGATAGGCCTGTTGTTGAATTTAAGGATGATATTGGAAAGATTGAGATTAAAGGGGAGTATGATCCTAAAAGTTTTATTTCTCAGGTGAGAGGTCATGATATTGATGATATAGATGTTGATAAATCTCAAGTCAATATAGAAAAGATAGGTACATATGAATTGATCTATAAATTAAATGATAAGGAATATATTTTAAAGGTTGAAGTTGTAGATACTGTTGCTCCAACGTTTGAAGTCAATTCATTGGATATAGACCTTGGTAGGAATGTATCAGTAGAAGATATTGTTAAAAATATCAATGATCAAACTGAAACAAAATCATATTTTAAAGAAACATATGACTTTAGTAAAGAAGGAGAACAAGAAGTCATTGTGGTTGTTGAAGATGCAGGTGGTAACAAGACAGAAAAATCAGCGAATGTAAAGATTGTCAAAGATGAAGAAAAACCAACATTAAGCGGATTACATGATATAAGTGTTACTAAAAATGGTAAAATTAACTATTTAACAGGTGTTACAGCAAAAGATAATCGTGATCCGCATCCTCAAATTGATGTCAACTCATCTCAGGTTGATACAAATCAGGTAGGAGTATATAATGTTATATATACAGTTACTGATCGTTCAGGAAATAGCAACTCTTATACAAAAAAAGTCACTGTTTCTCAGAAATCAGTAGCAAATCATGGTCAAAGTGGAGATAAAGTTGTTTATCTGACATTTGATGATGGTCCATCTGAAAATACAGCACAAATATTAAATATTTTAGATAAATATAATGCCAAAGCAACATCCTTTGTGACAGGTAATGGACAAAAGTATAATAACCTTATTAAAGAAGCACATAATAAAGGGCATACAATAGGTCTACATACATATACACATAATTATTCTAAAGTATATGCTTCAGTTGATGCATATTTTAATGATTTGAATAAAGTAGGAAAAATGGTAAAGGGGTTAATTGGTTTTGTTCCTAAGTATATAAGATTTCCTGGTGGAGGTTCTAACATGGTTTCTAAAAAATACACACCAGGTATTATGAGTGTTCTTGTGTCAGAAGTGCAAAACAGAGGATATCAATATTATGACTGGAATGCAAGTACAGGGGATGCCAATGGAAACAATATTGCAGTTCATAAATTGGTCAAAGAAGCAACATCAAGTCATGCTCATAATATTATGATTCTTGCTCATGATACAAAGGCAAAATCAACAACAGTGCAGGCTTTACCAAAGATTATTGAATATTATCAAGGGTTAGGTTATACCTTTAAAGGTATAGATGATAATAGCTATGCACCACATCATAAAGTGAATAATTAA
- the atpA gene encoding F0F1 ATP synthase subunit alpha, which produces MDLRPDEISALIKEQIKHFNDQIESKDIGTVMTIGDGVSLVHGLDNAMLGELLLFPNDVYGMVMNLEEDSVGAVLLGSEGTIKEGDEVKRTGKIIEVPVGDGLLGRVVNPLGQPIDGQGEIVSSKTRPIERVASGVMTRKSVDQPLQTGITSIDAIIPIGRGQRELIIGDRQTGKTAIAIDTILNQKGQNIYCVYVAIGQKNSTVAQIVEKLRKGGAMEYTTIVSAGASELAPVQYIAPYAGSAMAEEWLSQGKDVLIVYDDLSKHAVAYRTVSLLLKRPPGREAYPGDVFYLHSRLLERACRLNEENGGGSITALPIIETQAGDISAYIPTNVISITDGQIFLQQDLFNAGFRPAIDTGLSVSRVGSSAQIKAMKQVSGSLKLELAQFAEMQAFAQFGSDLDAATKATLDHGEKVREVLKQAQYSPRSVEEQVISLFALKYGFTKAIPVAKVSQFVSELYEEMKFNHADMIEDIRIQKAISEELTKQLKEVMGEFVEKFLKVNKEG; this is translated from the coding sequence GTGGATCTAAGACCAGATGAAATTAGTGCATTAATTAAAGAACAGATTAAGCATTTTAATGATCAGATTGAATCTAAAGATATTGGAACAGTTATGACAATTGGTGATGGTGTTTCACTTGTTCATGGCTTAGATAATGCTATGCTTGGAGAATTGTTATTGTTCCCTAATGATGTTTATGGAATGGTTATGAATCTTGAAGAGGATAGTGTTGGTGCTGTATTACTTGGTAGTGAAGGAACTATTAAGGAAGGCGATGAAGTGAAACGAACAGGAAAGATTATTGAAGTTCCTGTTGGTGATGGTTTATTAGGACGTGTCGTGAATCCATTAGGGCAACCAATAGATGGTCAAGGAGAAATCGTTTCTTCTAAAACAAGACCAATTGAAAGAGTTGCGAGTGGAGTTATGACAAGAAAGTCTGTAGATCAGCCTTTACAAACTGGAATTACATCTATAGATGCTATTATTCCAATTGGTAGAGGGCAACGTGAGTTAATCATAGGTGATAGACAAACAGGAAAAACTGCTATTGCTATTGATACAATTTTAAACCAAAAAGGTCAAAATATTTATTGTGTGTATGTTGCAATTGGACAGAAAAATTCTACTGTTGCTCAAATTGTAGAAAAATTACGTAAGGGTGGAGCAATGGAATATACAACGATTGTTTCAGCAGGTGCTAGTGAACTTGCTCCAGTTCAATATATTGCACCATATGCAGGGAGTGCAATGGCAGAAGAGTGGTTATCACAAGGAAAAGATGTTTTAATTGTTTATGATGATTTATCTAAACATGCCGTTGCTTATCGTACTGTCTCTCTCTTATTGAAGAGACCACCAGGACGTGAAGCTTATCCAGGTGATGTTTTCTATTTACATTCTAGATTACTTGAAAGAGCATGTCGTTTAAATGAAGAAAATGGTGGTGGCTCAATTACAGCACTACCAATCATTGAAACACAAGCAGGAGATATCTCAGCATATATTCCAACGAATGTTATTTCGATTACAGATGGTCAAATTTTCTTACAGCAGGATTTATTTAATGCTGGATTTAGACCAGCAATTGATACTGGATTATCAGTTAGTCGTGTAGGTTCTTCTGCTCAAATTAAGGCAATGAAGCAAGTTTCAGGATCATTAAAGCTTGAGTTGGCACAATTTGCTGAAATGCAGGCATTTGCCCAATTTGGTAGTGATTTAGATGCAGCAACAAAAGCAACCCTAGATCATGGTGAGAAAGTTCGTGAAGTTTTGAAACAAGCTCAGTATTCTCCTCGTTCTGTAGAAGAGCAAGTGATTTCATTGTTTGCATTAAAATATGGATTTACAAAGGCTATTCCAGTTGCAAAAGTATCACAATTTGTGAGTGAATTATATGAAGAAATGAAATTCAATCATGCAGATATGATTGAAGATATTCGTATTCAAAAAGCAATTAGTGAAGAACTTACAAAACAATTAAAAGAAGTTATGGGCGAATTTGTAGAAAAATTTTTAAAAGTGAATAAGGAAGGATAG
- a CDS encoding aldehyde dehydrogenase, protein MKITINRRNIMDITQLVDSQRQYFMTHDTKNIQMRIKTIQNIKQWITQNEDKIIIALKKDLNKHATESYMAEIGLVLSEINYQLKHIKRWSKNKKVWTPLAQFYGVSYETYEPYGVTLVMSPWNYPFMLSIEPAIGAIAAGNTVIIKPSAYAPHVSHIIKQMIHETCHEKYVAVVEGGREENIALLEQRFDYIFFTGSVEVGKQVMAKASRYLTPVTLELGGKSPCIVDDAHSLKLAAKRIAFGKFLNAGQTCVAPDYLLVRENLKKPFIDYIKQYILEFFGDNPLENDQLVKIINQKHFERLTHLLENQDIIIGGKGNLQTLKIEPTLVDHIDSDNPLMKEEIFGPILPIITYHSIDEVIDFINKRERPLAFYIFSSHKDVQNKLLNSCSFGGGCINDTIIHLATSQLGFGGVGHSGMGSYHGKKSFETFSHTRSLVKKATWIDLPFRYYPYTTFKEKMIRLFEK, encoded by the coding sequence ATGAAAATAACTATTAATAGGAGGAATATTATGGATATTACACAGTTAGTTGATTCCCAACGTCAATATTTTATGACACATGATACGAAAAATATTCAAATGCGTATAAAAACAATTCAGAACATAAAACAATGGATAACTCAAAATGAAGATAAGATTATAATAGCTTTAAAGAAAGACCTCAATAAGCATGCTACTGAATCTTATATGGCTGAAATTGGATTGGTTTTAAGTGAAATAAATTATCAATTAAAACATATAAAAAGATGGTCGAAAAATAAAAAAGTATGGACTCCCTTGGCTCAGTTTTATGGAGTTAGTTATGAAACTTATGAACCTTATGGCGTTACACTTGTTATGAGTCCCTGGAATTATCCTTTTATGTTATCAATCGAACCTGCTATTGGTGCTATTGCAGCTGGAAACACTGTTATTATTAAACCAAGCGCCTATGCACCTCATGTCTCTCATATTATTAAACAAATGATTCATGAAACTTGTCATGAGAAATATGTAGCTGTTGTTGAGGGTGGTCGAGAAGAAAATATAGCATTACTTGAGCAACGTTTTGATTATATCTTTTTTACTGGAAGTGTTGAAGTTGGTAAACAAGTGATGGCTAAAGCTAGTCGCTATTTAACTCCAGTGACATTGGAACTTGGTGGAAAGAGTCCTTGTATTGTTGATGATGCTCATAGTTTAAAATTAGCTGCCAAGAGAATTGCCTTTGGTAAGTTTTTAAATGCTGGACAAACATGTGTCGCGCCAGATTATTTGTTAGTGAGAGAGAACTTAAAAAAGCCGTTTATAGACTATATAAAACAATATATTTTAGAATTCTTTGGTGATAACCCACTTGAAAATGATCAACTTGTTAAGATTATTAACCAAAAACATTTTGAAAGACTCACCCACCTTCTTGAAAATCAAGATATTATTATTGGAGGAAAAGGAAATCTACAAACTTTGAAGATTGAACCTACACTTGTTGATCATATTGATAGTGATAATCCCTTAATGAAAGAAGAAATCTTTGGACCAATTCTTCCTATTATCACATATCATTCAATTGATGAAGTCATAGATTTCATCAACAAAAGAGAAAGACCTCTTGCCTTCTATATATTCTCAAGTCATAAAGATGTTCAAAACAAACTTTTAAACTCTTGTAGTTTTGGAGGTGGATGTATTAATGATACCATTATCCATCTTGCAACAAGCCAACTTGGATTTGGTGGTGTTGGACATAGTGGCATGGGTTCATATCATGGCAAAAAGAGTTTTGAAACCTTCTCTCATACGAGAAGTCTTGTTAAGAAAGCAACATGGATTGATCTCCCATTTAGATATTACCCTTATACGACATTTAAAGAAAAAATGATTCGTCTATTTGAAAAGTAA
- a CDS encoding N-acetylmuramoyl-L-alanine amidase family protein yields MAKKKKLKLRIDRVILVAIIAIIILFGLYKGIMFAVDQVSGFFAKEKPVQVEQKEKEYIATVVIDPGHGGYDAGANTKNLFEKDITLTTAKAVGKYLENQNIKVIYTRTEDIELHDDKKTDLEMRAAISKTNQAKYFVSIHVNDFDKTTDVSGFEVYTKNDESTALATSVGTYIEKLNYSKNRGIQDGKSLVVLKANTVPSILVELGYIKGKDYNYLSDNQKLEQIGEAIAKGIVDQVHKK; encoded by the coding sequence ATGGCAAAAAAGAAGAAATTAAAATTAAGAATAGACAGAGTTATTTTGGTTGCTATCATTGCAATAATAATCCTTTTTGGACTATATAAAGGAATTATGTTTGCAGTAGATCAGGTTTCTGGATTTTTTGCTAAAGAAAAGCCAGTACAAGTTGAACAAAAGGAGAAAGAATATATTGCAACAGTTGTTATTGATCCAGGACATGGAGGATATGATGCTGGTGCAAATACAAAAAATCTATTTGAAAAAGATATTACGCTTACGACTGCTAAAGCAGTTGGCAAGTATTTAGAAAATCAAAATATTAAAGTTATTTATACAAGAACAGAAGATATTGAGTTACATGATGATAAAAAAACAGACTTGGAAATGCGAGCAGCAATAAGTAAAACAAATCAGGCTAAGTATTTTGTATCTATACATGTTAATGATTTTGATAAAACAACTGATGTTTCAGGGTTTGAAGTTTATACTAAAAATGATGAAAGTACAGCTTTGGCAACTTCTGTTGGTACATACATAGAAAAATTAAATTATTCTAAAAATAGGGGTATTCAAGATGGAAAGAGTTTGGTTGTTCTAAAAGCGAATACTGTCCCATCTATATTAGTAGAATTAGGTTATATTAAGGGAAAAGATTATAATTATTTGAGTGATAATCAAAAATTAGAACAGATAGGTGAAGCTATTGCAAAAGGAATAGTAGATCAAGTACATAAAAAGTAG
- a CDS encoding cell division protein FtsQ/DivIB gives MNAVYHEYDENPVRKTLKQRKKKKLKRKVKILLVLCLLIILAFYLISDYSKVKSIHISGNSLTEKEEILEHITISQSSYYMFMNTHKIEKQIKLLPAIKEATVQCDWVGNIKIEVQEAQPIAYAKINKDIYEINNIGNIIKTTDQDRISLLKSLPYVSEFKEEKLLKQFAEGFKDVPTLMQNEISDIILSPQRGDETRLKCLLKGDKILYIRIEDLSTRLDDEIFNYEAYKTKYKDKYSFSIEGIHLYLE, from the coding sequence ATGAATGCAGTATATCATGAATATGACGAAAATCCAGTTCGTAAAACATTAAAACAAAGAAAGAAAAAGAAACTGAAAAGAAAAGTCAAAATCTTATTAGTATTATGTCTTTTGATCATACTTGCATTTTATTTAATAAGTGATTATTCAAAAGTAAAATCTATACATATAAGTGGTAATTCTCTTACTGAGAAAGAAGAAATACTTGAACATATTACAATCAGTCAATCATCATACTATATGTTTATGAATACTCATAAAATAGAAAAGCAAATAAAACTATTACCGGCTATTAAAGAAGCTACAGTTCAATGTGACTGGGTAGGGAATATAAAGATTGAAGTGCAAGAAGCACAGCCAATTGCATATGCAAAAATAAATAAAGATATATATGAAATTAATAATATTGGAAATATTATTAAAACGACTGATCAAGATAGAATAAGTTTATTAAAATCATTACCTTATGTCAGTGAATTTAAAGAGGAAAAATTACTAAAACAATTCGCTGAAGGATTCAAAGATGTTCCTACACTTATGCAAAATGAAATAAGTGATATCATATTGTCGCCACAACGTGGTGATGAAACAAGGTTAAAATGTTTATTGAAAGGAGATAAGATTTTGTACATAAGAATTGAGGACTTATCAACAAGACTTGATGATGAAATCTTCAATTATGAAGCATATAAAACAAAGTACAAAGATAAATACAGTTTCTCAATAGAAGGTATTCATTTATATCTTGAATAG
- a CDS encoding F0F1 ATP synthase subunit epsilon yields the protein MKTFKLKIVTPRGIYKETEVELLNLRTTAGQIGILANHLPLASGLEIAEMDYKDANGQRNRFALSGGFVYVNEDETTIIANAIESPEEIDLRRAEEAKRRAEKRLQDKDGDILRAEMALRKAITRIHVKNGN from the coding sequence ATGAAAACGTTTAAGCTGAAGATAGTGACACCAAGAGGAATCTACAAAGAAACAGAAGTAGAGTTACTCAACTTAAGAACAACAGCAGGTCAAATTGGTATTCTTGCAAACCACTTGCCTCTTGCAAGTGGACTTGAAATTGCAGAAATGGACTATAAAGATGCGAACGGGCAAAGAAATAGATTTGCATTATCTGGTGGTTTTGTTTATGTCAATGAAGATGAAACCACAATTATTGCTAATGCAATAGAATCACCAGAAGAAATTGATTTACGTCGTGCTGAAGAAGCAAAACGTAGAGCAGAAAAACGTCTGCAAGATAAAGATGGCGATATTTTAAGAGCTGAAATGGCTTTGAGAAAAGCAATAACTAGAATACATGTTAAAAATGGGAATTAA
- the atpH gene encoding ATP synthase F1 subunit delta, which yields MDIIAMRYAESLFDLAKDEKTIETYQKDITKIQEVFDSEEIVKFFSHVALQDEIKVDVLKKSFEGQVSLYVYNFLLLLIKKRRIKYIREICQQFQSLCNDYFGIKVGKVVSAYPLDDKQLQKIEHAIGIKEGKKVKLRVVIDERLIGGIKVEIDNHVYDDSLSYKLESLKQELLRR from the coding sequence ATGGACATCATTGCAATGAGATATGCTGAATCATTATTTGATTTAGCAAAAGATGAAAAGACCATTGAAACTTATCAAAAAGATATTACAAAAATTCAAGAAGTTTTTGATAGTGAAGAAATTGTGAAGTTCTTTAGCCATGTTGCATTACAAGATGAAATCAAAGTTGATGTCTTGAAAAAGAGTTTTGAAGGACAAGTATCTTTATATGTCTATAATTTCTTATTGTTACTTATTAAGAAAAGAAGAATCAAATATATAAGAGAGATTTGTCAGCAGTTCCAATCTTTATGTAATGATTACTTTGGTATTAAAGTGGGTAAGGTAGTCAGTGCTTATCCTTTAGATGATAAGCAACTTCAAAAGATTGAACACGCTATTGGTATAAAAGAAGGAAAGAAAGTTAAGTTACGTGTGGTTATTGATGAACGATTAATTGGTGGAATTAAGGTAGAAATTGATAATCATGTTTATGATGATTCACTTTCTTATAAATTAGAATCACTGAAACAAGAGTTATTAAGAAGGTAG
- the atpD gene encoding F0F1 ATP synthase subunit beta: MSNIGKIVRAVGPVVDIAFNADFLPALNTAIQIDNQGESLTVEVAQHIGDDIVRCIAMGPTDGLIRGLDAIDTGAPISVPVGNETLGRMFNVLGNPIDGKEPLDSSVMAMPIHRSAPTYAQQRTETEILETGIKVIDLICPYIKGGKIGLFGGAGVGKTVLIQELINNIATQHGGLSVFAGVGERSREGNDLYYEMKESGVLNKTTLVFGQMNEPPGSRLRVALTGLTMAEYFRDEQNQDVLLFIDNIFRFTQAGSEVSALLGRVPSQAGYQPTLATEMGQLQERITSTKKGSITSVQAVYVPADDLTDPAPATTFAHLDAKVVLDRSIAALGIYPAVDPLNSSSRALDPLVVGQVHYEVAHGVQQILQKFQELQDIIAILGMDELSEEDKITVARARRIRNYLSQPFTVASQFTGMEGKYVRVEDTIRGFKEILEGKCDHLPEQAFHNVGSIEEAIEKAKTLTDENV, translated from the coding sequence ATGTCTAATATAGGTAAAATCGTACGTGCTGTTGGACCAGTTGTTGATATTGCATTTAATGCTGATTTTTTACCAGCATTAAACACTGCGATTCAAATTGATAATCAAGGTGAATCATTAACAGTAGAAGTTGCACAACATATTGGTGATGATATCGTACGTTGTATTGCAATGGGGCCTACTGATGGATTAATCAGAGGACTTGATGCGATTGATACAGGAGCACCTATTAGTGTACCTGTAGGAAATGAAACATTAGGAAGAATGTTTAATGTTTTAGGGAATCCAATAGATGGTAAAGAACCATTGGATTCTAGTGTAATGGCTATGCCAATACATAGAAGTGCACCTACTTATGCACAACAAAGAACTGAAACAGAAATCTTAGAAACAGGAATCAAGGTTATTGATTTAATTTGTCCTTATATTAAGGGTGGTAAGATTGGGTTGTTTGGTGGTGCTGGAGTAGGAAAAACAGTATTGATCCAAGAATTGATTAATAATATTGCAACTCAGCATGGTGGTTTGTCTGTTTTTGCAGGAGTTGGTGAACGTTCAAGAGAAGGTAATGATCTTTATTATGAAATGAAAGAAAGTGGTGTTTTAAATAAAACAACTCTCGTTTTTGGACAGATGAATGAGCCACCAGGATCTCGTTTGAGAGTTGCATTAACTGGACTGACAATGGCAGAGTATTTTAGAGATGAACAAAATCAAGATGTCTTATTATTCATTGATAATATCTTTAGATTTACACAAGCTGGTTCAGAAGTATCAGCTTTACTAGGACGTGTTCCTTCACAGGCTGGTTATCAACCAACACTGGCTACAGAAATGGGACAATTACAAGAACGTATTACATCAACAAAAAAAGGTTCAATTACATCAGTACAAGCAGTTTATGTACCTGCTGATGACTTGACTGACCCTGCTCCAGCCACAACCTTTGCTCATCTAGATGCAAAAGTTGTATTGGATCGTTCTATTGCAGCATTAGGAATATATCCAGCTGTTGACCCATTAAACTCATCATCACGAGCTCTTGATCCTTTAGTTGTAGGACAAGTTCATTATGAAGTAGCGCATGGAGTGCAACAGATACTCCAAAAATTCCAAGAATTACAGGATATTATTGCTATTTTAGGTATGGATGAATTAAGTGAAGAAGACAAGATAACTGTTGCTCGGGCAAGACGTATCCGTAATTACTTATCACAACCATTTACTGTAGCTTCTCAATTTACAGGAATGGAAGGTAAATATGTTCGAGTTGAGGATACTATCAGAGGATTTAAAGAAATCTTAGAAGGAAAATGTGACCATTTACCTGAACAAGCATTTCATAATGTAGGTTCGATTGAAGAAGCTATTGAGAAAGCAAAGACTTTAACTGATGAAAACGTTTAA